Within the Gossypium raimondii isolate GPD5lz chromosome 12, ASM2569854v1, whole genome shotgun sequence genome, the region TCCAGATTAGAAGAAgcgataaaaatagaaaaacactAACAGCTTCGCaagatcaaaaagaaaattaaaaaagaatccATGACAAGAACTGCCAGATCGAGAGTGAGAAAAGCTATCACAAATTTAaggaagaaaattaaaaataacgaAAACTTAGATCCAACGAAAAAACATTATCAAGCAAgtaaaatctgaaaagaaatACTTACTATGGATGGAATTTGATTGCAGGATTCTGCTTACTCCTGCCGTTGAgccttgtaaaaaaaaaattaattaattaagagcTACTGCTTTTAATTTCCAAAGAAATCTTCTTTTCTGTATTCTTTTGCCATTTTTTTTCTAGGTTCCCCCGGTGCGCCTAACTATTTATATTCCAGTGCTGCCCTTGGGCCACGTCAGTGGACACCAAGTCGCTTACGTGGCAAGATCCTAGAGGTTcgttaaaatttaagataatagTCAAACAAATCGAAGGTGACGGCAACCATTGCGTCCGGATTCAACCGGTAATTGGAAATGTAGAGAAGGGCAGAATAAGGAAaaagtaataatttaaaagtaaaaaatatcatatgaatattttagaaatttttaaattataaaatgaaagaaaattaatatatttaggtttcttaaatataaataattgataAAAGACTTCCCTGTTGCTCACAATTTCGATATTGTCAATTTCGAAATTCATCAAtcaagtataattaaatatggtattaataatttttattaattatacataattttaattagtataataataaatttaattattgatgtttatatattctttttaaatgCTGTAGactatatttgtttaataaagaACAGATTGATAGAAtgtatattttttgttaaattcactAGACCGacattttgaaagaaaaaatacccatttaataatcatataacaaataaatagtaTTATAATGAACCttcattaatataaataataatactagtaaTTGAGCTTCTATTTTAATTCTTCCAAATTGTTATACTATTTGTCGATAATGGTAATAATAATGATcgcaaagcaaaaaaaaatgcatattttacatgaaaaatctTTATCAAGAAAAACTACGGATATGGGAGAAGAAATtcattaatgttaaaaataattatacaagAGTTAAACAACCCTATTATAATTAATATCTAATAGAAAAATACATTCCTATTTAACTTGTGGTGCATGAATTGGATCAAACAGATTCATATAACACAAACAATGAAAGTAAAAAGATTATACATTATGTTATATTCTTATCATCgtaattaatgttattattCTAACGAGAACATGGCTGAGACATCAACCAACAAGAAAAGCAGCCGAAATTAAAATCatacaaatataaacaaaaatagaatcaaaggaatttatatattcacatctaatgaaaaaaaattacattcaaaacaaaaatagaataaaaagaatttatattCACAtctgatgaaaaaaaaaattagttacaGCCCGGCAAGCTTGCAACACATTGTCCAAGCTGGGATTCTAGCATAGCTGATGGGATGATCCAACAAGGTGGTGGTTGAATCTTGTCTGAAGAAAACTCATAAATTGGCTTGAAACTTTCATCTTTAATGTTATATATGCCCGTATCATGACCACCATAATTATaatcttcttccattttctcCCAACAATCATCGGTGAAGTAAATAGAATTTGTTTCGCAGTTTGGAAAAGATTGAACGGAGACAGAGACAGATTGATTCCCGCCCAAGAACAAAGCTCGATCGTTTAAAGATTCGACTTCCACCCATTTTAGTTCATCGAAATCCAGTTTATAAACATGGAAGAAACATGTTCTGTAAGGACAAATTTTGGGTTGGGTGCAGGTTTCAGTTAAAAGATCCCACTCAGTAAGTAATGTTCCATCAAATCCCACATAATCTCCAATGAATCTCACAATAAGGAGAAGATCATCACATGATTCGACCAAATAGAACTTGCTGGTACCAAAACCTCTTAAAGAATTTCCTTTGGTATGTGACTTGTCGGGAAAGGGAAGAACGATATCGGACTTATTGACGATCCGGCCAACGTAGTCCCTGCCGCCTAAATCCCATACTTCGATACTGTTGTTATCACTCAATGCGTAGAGATGGTTTTTATGGCAGATTATGTCTCGGTAAGGTGGATGGCTAACATCAATGACGGTCCAAGAATTGTATCCACGTTGATGATAAGCAATCTCTTCACGATTGTTACATAACAAAACCACACCGAAGTTTTCATTACAATCTGGTTTTCCAGACAGGATTGCCTTCTGAATAAAACATTCTCGTACTTGTTGTTTCCCGCAGACCTTGAAAAAGAacctttgattctttttaagaTAATCAAGTTCATACTCACCATCTTCGtttctttccatcttttttaaCCCTAAAAGATAATCAACAGAAGGGAGGTGTATTTTGATTTGCTTGAAAGGGTTGAATAAAAGGGGACTGCCTTGTGTTCCAAGAAAACTAACCATCCATTCGATGAACCAATACAGCAGCTTTCCCTGAATTCCATTGGCGTGGTTTTCAAGTTATAAACCCTATTTTCACACAGATTGAAAAACCCATTGTAGCCATTGTTGTTAACAAAAGCACCGTCTCCTTCTTCAACTTCTTTCTTCGAAGGAAGCATTAGCCATGGCATCTTTGAAACGAACTCTTCTGCGGCTAAATTCCAAGACGAACAAACAGCTTTGGCTTGAATCAGATCTATGAAACTTAACTTGTTGAAGATAGACCAAAAGATTTCAGTGGGAACTTGGTCAGCAaggctttttcttcttttcgcCATTACGAGAGTAGCAATTGTGAACGGATTATGGACGCTTATAtcggcaaaaagaaaaaaaacttttttttatctatgtCGGCTATTAATTCagctatttttcttatttttggccTTTTTATGGTGAGAATCGTAAAACTGGCCAAAACTGTTAAATAGTCTCTTTGACCCAACAAagctattaaatttaaaaattttaaaaatttaaattattaaaaacataaaatttaattgatttttaatctatttcaactttttttttctttccgaGAAACAATGTATGTACTATGAATTTAATAAGATTAGATTGAATTTAACTGAACaaggttttgaaattatttttataataatgtagattttaattaaatttaaatattataataattaaatgatttattgtaatattgtctccacttttaaatttttatttcagtttCAATAGTATATTTAATTGCAAAATAgcaataaacttaaaaattatttttaaacaattttaaaatttacagtTTACATATAAGTTGGAAATTATTGgatataaatacattaaaaaagtaaaatgcaaaataaaatatcaaattaaaagctgtaagtaaaaaaaataattattttataatttttataattggataattatttatctaatttttaaaaaaggttaatgagtaaaattattattgtattaatttgtaatttcaCATTTTGGCAACTTCACCCCTTATCCAAATTCCAAATCCTCCACCGATAAAATAAACCGCTCGAGGACCCGTCAGCAACTATATATGCCAGAGATAGTCTTCTCAACTCGGCTGACTCCAGTTCAATAGCCCTGAAACTCGGTTACCATGGACACGGGTAACGCTTCAATGGCAAGCTTAGCCTCACAAATATGCAACCATATAGCCTCCATCTTCTCCAAACCCAGTATCCACCCACCAGCTTTGGACCTAATGGTAGCAGAATTGGCCTCCATAGCGTCCCAAAAGGGTCGCGTTTTTCTCTATGGTGTAGGCCGAGAGGGTTTAATGTTGAAGGCCCTCTGTATGCGCCTTGCTCATTTGGGTCTCTCTGCTCACTTCGTCTTCGACATGACTACTCCACCAATTACTTCCAAAGACCTTCTCGTAGCATCAGCTGGCCCTGGAGGGTTCTCCACTGTCGATGCTATTTGCTCGGTGGCACGGTCCCATGGTGGTAGAGTTTTGTTGCTGACTGCCCAGCCTGAAACGGGATCCAGTGTGAGGCATGCAAATGTGGTAGCGTATGTTGCAGCCCAGACTATGGCTGATGATGGCGGTGGGGAGAAATCAAGGACATTGCTGCCTATGGGGAGTGTCTATGAGGGGGCCATGTTTGTGTTGTTTGAGATGGTGGTTTACAAATTGGGTGAGGTTTTGGGAGAGAGTCCTGAGGCCATCCGAGCTCGACATACCAATCTTGAGTGACAAAATCCCTGGTAGGTTCTGTAtctccaatatatatatatatatatattccttttgAAGATCTGGTAGCTTTAGTTCTTGCTGTTGTTGGTTTTGTTGTAATGGTCCTAGGTTGTTCTGCATTTTTCTGCAAAACTTAAATCAATTGaaggtgtatatatatatatataatcatataagattgtactttaatttagtatataCATTGCCTGGTATAAAACTTGAAACAATTAAGACTATTGCAACTTGCTTTCATGAGTTATGGGTATCTATTGTGATGGAACCTTGTATTTTGGataataaatgatatataaGCTTTCTGAAGACCCTCAAAAATACATTAGAAGTCTTCTCTCAGTCACCAGTTACTGTTTCATTTACAAATATTCTGTGAACAAGTTTCGATGCTCTAAATCCTATGTTACTTGGACTTGAGTGTGAATATCGGATATATGcatatgttcaatattttttttcatatattggGAATGTATTTGGAGGGTCATTTCCAGATATGTATTGTGCAGCATGGGTACTTTAGGGAGCACCATAGTTCAAGTCAATTATCCTGATCTTAATcatgtttaataaaaaaagaaacctaTGCTCTAACGAACTAGGTCATCTTGGGAATTTTTATAGTAGGTAGCAGAGTAAGATCTAGCCTAAGATCAAACTTGACTGTTCATCAGCCATCTCAAATTCCTAACACCTGCCAATATTATATTTCTTCCTAAGAAAAAACTTTTAATCATGGTTGATTACCAATGTTCTTGAGGTTACTGAAATTCACACTTTCATCAGCAATTGAAGTCTAATAAAAAGCTTTGTAGATACATTGATTACTTTAATGCTGTCCTAATTGACTTCTTACTAATTCAGGCATTAATAGCTGTCTCACCCCCAAGAAACTCCAGGAGGCTTCTGTTAGGCCATTAGGTAGGGATCTTAAGAGTGCTTGTGTTGAGCTTTGGATGTTGAAGGTTTATAATTTGACATGAATTTTACATGTAGGCATAATGGACCTATCATGTGGCATAAATCTTGCATCGTAACCATAAAACAACCTATCACAAATAGATGAACAAATAGGACAGCTTGCTTTGATACCATGTTTGAAGATTAAGAGAATAAGAACAATGAATCCTCAATATATTACAAGCTGGTAATATGTATAGCCACAACCGATTCTTCAGTAATGAAAGAGTCAAATgcaagttaaataataaaaactaaccctttttttattttttttgtgctAGCATCTATTAATTGCTTTTGAGTTGGGATATACAGAAAAGATTTACGCCCTTCTTCTAGCTTTTCTTAGATGAAGTGCCGGTCTACTTCAATGTGCTTTGTCCTGTCATGTTGAACCAGGTTAAGCTATAGTGATAGCAGCCTTTAGGTCTGAGCAATTTCTCAAACCATAGCAATCATCTACCAGGTATTCCCTTCAAGTATTTAAGGATCCCATGAGTAACTGACCCTTGAGCACATGAGTTGACTGAAACTATGATAGTTCAACAtgataactcataattattttttagagttCAGActtcaattttgtttctttggtATTGAACTATATTTGTCATCAATTAGTCAAATATTGGATTagattaaaaggaaaaaggaaaccTTGGTTGAAACTATGAGAGTTTAGCTTTAATATAGTCGATCATTCATCAATAGAGAACTTGCCAAAAAAATCTATATTTGATCTTACAAGTTTCCATTATGATTAAGGTTGCTCTAGTATGCTCCCTTCTTTAACAATCACAAAAGAGGAGGGATGCTCTGTTCGTGCCTGAAGAAGTTTTGGGACCAAGTTTTGTCGTTATATGCACCAACCTGTTGAAGTtgttcttaaaatatttaagaccCCAAATCCTAGCTTGTGCATAGTTTCCTTTGTggttgttaaatttattaacccCAATATCAAGATCtctgtaattaatatatatttctcGTGGAGATTTTGTGATGAATGGAGTCATGTAATTGTAAACTCTCCTCATCTAACTCATGAACTTTTCAgagtttatattttctttttcttcctaaTCCACCATGTACAAAATGACGAAGATGTTACCAGCTCTGTGAGGATGAGGAGTTTCAGTCTCAggaatttcattcattttcccTCCTTAGGCTACAAATACCATAGCCGTGGATTTGCTTCTCTGGAATAGGCTGTTTTACAAAGTCAGATTTTGCTTTGAAGAAAGATTTCGAAAGAGCAGACTTGTGATTCCTACCAAGTAAAGTTTCCAATGGTGCACCGATTGGAAACTGTTCAAAGTATGGATCAGATTCAGCCCAACTCATTTCCAAGCAATCTTCTTTCGTTAGTCCAAGTTGAGGGAATTTCTCTTCCATCAATTGAAGAAGCTTGTCGGTGCCTCCAAGAAACATGGAACTAAAACGTGCTTGAATTGTCATCTTATCATCATCTTTACTTGATTTCACCCTTTCTCATGTGGATGCTCATGTGTATTTCTTTAGGAAACTTGTGTGCAACATACTGCCACTGATGAATTAGTTGCGTTTTGATCCAACATTCTGTGAACTCTGAAAACGGTGACATTAGCTGGAACTGGCACCGAGTTTGTTTTCCAAGCTAAGACTGCCCCAAAGCTACCTCCACCACCTCCTCGAATGGCCCAAAACATATCTTCTCCCATGGATTTTTATCAAGAATTCTTCCATTAACATCAATTGAGCTGTatgaaaccaaaaataatatacttCACAGGTTTCAGTTCACTAATCACTAATGTGCACTTTTCATGCAGGTTTCGGGTTTGAGTGGATTTACGCTCGCAGGTATATTTAGTCAAACAGCATGGTAGTTGTTTGAAGAGATTCGATATTGTTGTTGAGACTTGAAAATTAGAATAGAGTTAGCGAGGGGATGTTGCAAGCTTGTTGTATTAGATATCTCCTTTGATCCAATTGGAGAACCGCTAGCAAATGTCACAATCTGTACTTAGCTGTTGGCTATTGCAGCTGAAATCATACAAAACGTAAATAGTAACACCAGGTACTCAAATGTTTTTGATTCTACTTTCATTCCATTAGCATTTTCTTATAACGATATACGTACCAGTGTATACGCGTTGGTTAAATGTATTGTCCATTTTGAATATCCATAAATGGTTACTTGAACTTTATACAAAATCAGGTGGAAAGTccatgaataattttatgtcTCCTCGAAGAAGACATTATTAACCTATAGATGCTAAATGAGgccatacaaaataaaataaagaaagcagTATGAAGGGTGAATCATCAAAATAAGTGTGAGTCTTATTATTTAAGATTaggagcaaaaaaaaaaaaaaaaaaagtaatttatttatttattcctcTCTTCAATCATTCACCAAAAGTCTTTGTTTATGGAGATTTTTGAAACAATGTTGGAAAATTAATATACTAATGAACTCAAAGAACAAATCATAGGCCATGTGACCTGTTGTTTAACTTATCTTATTGGAAGCAGCGGGCAgcgattaaaattttaaattacaaattacattattttaattttcgaaTCACTTTgaaagttaaataatttaatttataatttcaaaatgttactgAATATATGACAATagctgtttttatttttatttttagtattgtaATATGATATCAACAAGGATTTAAGCAATACAAGTATAATTCATCAACAAAAAACCTTGGCCAAGAAACAATATGATCTGATCTTACAAGCTTCCCAAGCTGTTCGAGTTTGCTCCCTTCTTCAACAAACATGGAAGAGGAGGGACACTTTGTTCATGCCTAAAGAAATTTTCAGGATCAATCATTGTTTTTACATGCACTAACCTgtcaaaattgtttttaaagtatttaataCCCCAAATCTTGGCTTGTTCGTGGCTATTTTCTTTGTCATTAATTTCATTAGTCCCAATATCAAGGTCTCTGAAATTAACATACACTTCTCGCGGAGATTTTGAAACATATGGCGTCATGTAATTGTGAATTCTCCTTATCCAACTCATGAACTTCTCAgagtttttattttcctcttctTCCCAATCCACCACGTATGATATGCTGTAGAGGTTGCCAGCTCTGTGAGGAAATGGAGTTTCAGTCTCGAGAATCTCATCCATCTTCCCTCCATAAGCCACAAATACCATAATTGCTGATTTCGCTTCTTCCTTGTAAAACTTGGGCCACAATCCTTCAAATGTTGTTTCAGGAATAGGCTGTTTTACATAATCAGATTTTGCTTTAAAGAACAATTTTGAAAGAATTGACTTACGGTTCCTATTGAGTAAAGTTTCCAATGGTACTCCGATTGGAAATTGGGTAGAGTAAAGATTAGATTCAGCCCAACCCATTTCAAAGCAATCTTCTTTCACTATTCCGAGTTGAGGGAATTTCTCTTCCATCAATGGAAGAAGCTCATCAATGCTTCCAAGAAATACAGCTCTAAAACTTGCTTGAATTGTCATCttctcattttcatttgatttcacCCTTGATATACCGATGCTCATATGGATTTCTTTGGGAAGCTTGTGCGCAATATACTGCCATCGATGAACAAGTTTGGTCGCATTTTGCTCTAACGTTTTGCTCACTGTAAAAACAGTAACAATAGCTGGAACTGCGACTAATTTCAATTTCCAAGCAATGACTACCCCAAAGCTACCCCCACCACCACCTCGAATGGCCCAAAACAAATCTGTTgagaataattcaaaataatattggtGGGATGTTTAGAAAATCTTGGTAGTATCTTGGTAGTTTCAGATTTTCTAGTTTGACTAAATAATTTGTTAGCTATTTTTATCTTAAGTTAGTTTTCATGTAAGCCTATAAATATAGgcatttattctttgttttttactCATTCAGAATTCATTAATAAGAGAGCAACTTTCCTACATATTATTCTATCTTTCTCACGTTTTATTCTCCAACAATTTTGGCATCGGAGCTAGGTTGGATCCTTTAGGCAATTGAGTGAAAGTGAGGTTTGGGTCCATTAGGGTCTTTGGGAAACACGAGAGAAAAGAGTGAGTGTTTTGGAATGGCATCACTGGTTTTCTTCCTCTCAACCACTCATACCCATTTTCAATGGTGAGAAATATGAGTGGTGGAGCATCAAGGTGAGGACATTGCTCAAATCGCAAGAGCTATGGGACTTGGTGGAGTACGGGTTCGTTGACATACTTGAACccgatgaagaagaagataggAGGTTGAAAGAAGTCGAAAAATGATGCTAAGGCATTGTTCATTATCCAAAGCGCGTTCATGACTCTATTTTCTCTCGAATTGCAAAGCAGAAACCACATCGAATGAAGCATGGTCAATCTTGCGTAAAGAATATCAAGGTGATTCAAGAGTCATAGTAGTGAAATTACAATCACTACGACGTGATTTTGAGACCTTAATGATGAAGAATGGTGAATCAATTGCTGATTTTTGTCACGAACAAGGACAATAGTCGGTCAATTGCGCTCCTATGGTGAGAAAATTTCAGACGAGACAATTGTAGCAAAAGTCTTGCGAAGCTTAACGACAAAATTTGATCATGTTGTGGCTGCTATAGAAGAGTCCAAAGATCTGTCAGTTCTTTCCGTTGATGAACTGATGGGATCTCTTCAATCTCATGAGGCGAGAATCAATAGATCAGCAGAAAGGAGTGAAGAGAAGAGTGAAGAGAAGGCATTTCAAGTGAAAGGTGACAATAACCGTTCAACAAATAGAGGACGAGGAAGAGGAGGATTTCGTAGAGGTAGTAGCGGTGG harbors:
- the LOC105762288 gene encoding berberine bridge enzyme-like 28, producing the protein MFPVLIVVLFSLSWKVSDSTQPAEEFLHCLSLRFHNSSSISELVYAQHNSSYSSVLKSSSQNFRLSTPSTPTPLVIITPLHASHIQATVHCCKKHGLQLRIRSGGHDFEGLSYTTTYEVPFVVIDLLNRRSVRINVEKGTAWVESGATVGELYYEIAKRSRTLAFPAGIGHTVGVGGHLSGGGFGLLFRKYGLAADNVIDARLIDVKERILDRKSMGEDLFWAIRGGGGGSFGVVIAWKLKLVAVPAIVTVFTVSKTLEQNATKLVHRWQYIAHKLPKEIHMSIGISRVKSNENEKMTIQASFRAVFLGSIDELLPLMEEKFPQLGIVKEDCFEMGWAESNLYSTQFPIGVPLETLLNRNRKSILSKLFFKAKSDYVKQPIPETTFEGLWPKFYKEEAKSAIMVFVAYGGKMDEILETETPFPHRAGNLYSISYVVDWEEEENKNSEKFMSWIRRIHNYMTPYVSKSPREVYVNFRDLDIGTNEINDKENSHEQAKIWGIKYFKNNFDRLVHVKTMIDPENFFRHEQSVPPLPCLLKKGANSNSLGSL
- the LOC105765557 gene encoding uncharacterized protein LOC105765557 produces the protein MDTGNASMASLASQICNHIASIFSKPSIHPPALDLMVAELASIASQKGRVFLYGVGREGLMLKALCMRLAHLGLSAHFVFDMTTPPITSKDLLVASAGPGGFSTVDAICSVARSHGGRVLLLTAQPETGSSVRHANVVAYVAAQTMADDGGGEKSRTLLPMGSVYEGAMFVLFEMVVYKLGEVLGESPEAIRARHTNLE
- the LOC105762550 gene encoding F-box protein SKIP23 gives rise to the protein MAKRRKSLADQVPTEIFWSIFNKLSFIDLIQAKAVCSSWNLAAEEFVSKMPWLMLPSKKEVEEGDGAFVNNNGYNGFFNLCENRVYNLKTTPMEFRESCWLKKMERNEDGEYELDYLKKNQRFFFKVCGKQQVRECFIQKAILSGKPDCNENFGVVLLCNNREEIAYHQRGYNSWTVIDVSHPPYRDIICHKNHLYALSDNNSIEVWDLGGRDYVGRIVNKSDIVLPFPDKSHTKGNSLRGFGTSKFYLVESCDDLLLIVRFIGDYVGFDGTLLTEWDLLTETCTQPKICPYRTCFFHVYKLDFDELKWVEVESLNDRALFLGGNQSVSVSVQSFPNCETNSIYFTDDCWEKMEEDYNYGGHDTGIYNIKDESFKPIYEFSSDKIQPPPCWIIPSAMLESQLGQCVASLPGCN